DNA from Paraburkholderia sp. ZP32-5:
GAGGCGTCCACGAGGGATGTAAGGCCGGTTCGGAAACCGGATTGATCTGCCGATTTTTCTTTGTTGATCATGAGTTGGCGTGGGTTGGTGATGGTCTGTGTACCATCGAATCCACGGCATTCGCGCGCACGGCGGATGACGCCAAAACCCATCGTATTGCCGTCAGATCACCCCGTTCGCGCTTTGCCGCGCGTTTTCTATCTGGGTATCGACAAAGTCAGCCCAACTCTGAAGCTGAGCACGCTGGCGTGCCGCTTCATCGATCGCTTCACGGTGCGTTGCGTCGCTCCGTTCGCCTGATTGCAGTTCCATGTCGCGCAGATGCGTCGACGCGGTGCGACGGAAGTCATGCAGCACGAAATGCTCCACCTCCAGTCCCAACGCCTTGACCGCCTGGTTCAACGTGCTTTTGGCGATCGGCCGGTCGTCGCCCCTGACGCTCGGGAACACGAAGTTTTCGCTGGCGCGCGCCTGATGCAGCTCACGCAGCATCGCCACCGCCTGGCGCGGCAGGTAGACGACGCGGTCCTCGCGCGTGTTCAGGCGCGCGGCGGGGATCGTCCACAGCGCGCGGTCCAGATCGAATTCGGCCCACGTCGATTCGATCAGATCGGATTTGCGCACCATGGCCAGTACCAGCAGATGCAGCGCGAGTTTCAGCGGCCGACGGATGTTGGAGGTATCGATCGCGCGCAGCATCACGCCGATTTCGGCGCCGGACAGCACGCGGGTGCGGCTGTCGAAGGTGGCGATCGAGCGCGCCGGAACGACCTCGGCCGGATTGCTCGTCGCGAGCTGGCGGGCGATCAGGTACGCGTACAGACGCTTGACCACGTTGCGCGTATGCAGCGCCATCTTCGGCGAGCCGCGGCTTTTGATGCGCTCGCAGATCGCGACGATGTCGTCGGCGCTCACCGCGCCGATCGGCTTGCCGCCGATCGCGGGCAGCACGTCCTTGTCGAGCGCTCGCCGCGTGGTGCGGCGATATTCGTCCGATTTACCGGCGAGCGCCGTCGCCAGATACAGTTCGGCGGCCTCGCGCAGCACATCGGCCTTGCTTTCGGCGCCGCGGTCTCGCCGCGCGGTGGCCACCGGCGAGATGCCTTGTGCGACCAGCGCCGCGTACTTCTGCGCCTTGGCGCGCGCGACGCGCAGCGAAATCATCCGGTAATCGCCGATGGTCGCGAGCGGCTGGCGCTTGCCGTTCAACGTGTAGCGAAAGCGCCAGATCTTGCTGCCGGTCGCCATCACTTCGATGACGAGGCCGTTGCCGTCGGCGACGCAATAGCGGGTCGCGCGCGGTTCGAGCGCGCGGATCTGGGATTCGGTGAGAGGCGTGGCGAGGCGGGGCATGCTGAGATCTTCGATGCGCGGACTGCGGCCGATTTTAAACCTTATGCCAGTTGTGTACCAAAGATTTGTGCCATTTTAGGCTGACGAGGCGGGATTTTTGGCTTGCGGAGAATGGGCAGAGGTTGAGCGAAATGCTTTGTGGTCAACGATATTGGCTTGCGTGCGGATTCGGCGTTACTTGCCAATACAGAATCTACTGAAAATCACTCCGAGCAGGTCGTCCGAACTGAATTCGCCGGTAATCGAGTTCAGTTGATCCTGGGCGAGCCGTAGTTCCTCGGCGAACAGATCTAGCGCCTGGGCATTCTGTTCCGCGTGCGCAGCGGCCGTCGCGAGGTGCTCGTCGGCCGCGCGCAGTGCGATTAGATGCCGCTCGCGCGCGAGGTACACGCTCTCCGCGCCCGCCTGCCAGCCGGCGATTCGCAGCAGTTCGTCGCGCAGCAGCGCGACGCCGTCGCCCTTTTTCGCCGACAGACGCACTTCGCTGAGTTCGAGATCGGCGTCGAGTGCTTGTGTGGCCGGCGCGAGGCCGGTCAGGTCGGTCTTGTTCAGCACCCGCACGACCGGCACGCCGCGCGGGAAACGTCCGGCGATCGTTTCGTCGTCGGCCGTCATGCCGGTGCGCGCGTCGAGCAGGTGCAGCACCACGTCCGCGCGCTCGATCTCACCCCATGTGCGCTCGATGCCGATTTTCTCGACCTCGTCCTCGGTCTCGCGCAGGCCGGCGGTGTCGATCACATGCAGCGGGATGCCTTCGATCTGGATCGTCTGCGCGACCTTGTCGCGCGTCGTGCCGGCGATCGGCGTGACGATGGCCAGCTCCGCGCCGGCCAGCGCGTTCAGCAGCGACGACTTGCCCACGTTCGGCTGCCCCGCGAGCACGACCGACAGACCCTCGCGCAGCAGAGCACCTTGGCGCGCCTCGCCGAGCACGTGCGCAAGACG
Protein-coding regions in this window:
- a CDS encoding tyrosine-type recombinase/integrase, producing MPRLATPLTESQIRALEPRATRYCVADGNGLVIEVMATGSKIWRFRYTLNGKRQPLATIGDYRMISLRVARAKAQKYAALVAQGISPVATARRDRGAESKADVLREAAELYLATALAGKSDEYRRTTRRALDKDVLPAIGGKPIGAVSADDIVAICERIKSRGSPKMALHTRNVVKRLYAYLIARQLATSNPAEVVPARSIATFDSRTRVLSGAEIGVMLRAIDTSNIRRPLKLALHLLVLAMVRKSDLIESTWAEFDLDRALWTIPAARLNTREDRVVYLPRQAVAMLRELHQARASENFVFPSVRGDDRPIAKSTLNQAVKALGLEVEHFVLHDFRRTASTHLRDMELQSGERSDATHREAIDEAARQRAQLQSWADFVDTQIENARQSANGVI
- the mnmE gene encoding tRNA uridine-5-carboxymethylaminomethyl(34) synthesis GTPase MnmE, which encodes MLTTDSDPIVAIATAPGRGGIGVVRISFGRAGEAAAQPLMRALTGQALAPRHASYVPFLDSSGNPLDRGIALYFPAPHSYTGEHVLELQGHGGPVVLQLVLQRCIDAGRAFGLRLAEPGEFTRRAFLNDKLDLAQAEAVADLIEASTEAAARSAGRSLDGAFSRDIHALVEDVITLRMLVEATLDFPEEEIDFLEAADARGKLTRIRERLAHVLGEARQGALLREGLSVVLAGQPNVGKSSLLNALAGAELAIVTPIAGTTRDKVAQTIQIEGIPLHVIDTAGLRETEDEVEKIGIERTWGEIERADVVLHLLDARTGMTADDETIAGRFPRGVPVVRVLNKTDLTGLAPATQALDADLELSEVRLSAKKGDGVALLRDELLRIAGWQAGAESVYLARERHLIALRAADEHLATAAAHAEQNAQALDLFAEELRLAQDQLNSITGEFSSDDLLGVIFSRFCIGK